From the genome of Brassica oleracea var. oleracea cultivar TO1000 chromosome C4, BOL, whole genome shotgun sequence:
TCCATATAAGTGTGCTTTCACAAACTGCGCTATAACCAGCTCGGAACTGCTCTAATCTCCTATATTCCGTCCTAAGCTAGATACAATAGTTATGGCTAAAAGACCAAGATTAGCTAATCATTGTTTAAAACTCTAACAGGAGCACGTTGCGTTGCTACTTTGTTGCACGAGATGAAACGCCGTGGAAAAGACTGTCGATTTGGGGTAGTGTCAATGTGCATTGGTATGCTTCTCTCTCTCTCTCTCTAAAAATCTCACCCATAGGATCTCTAAGTTGGTGTCTGAAAATGATATTGTTGTTTGGTTGAATCTGGCAGGGACGGGGATGGGTGCAGCGGCAGTGTTTGAGAGAGGAGATGGAGTTGATGAGCTCCGCAACGCAAGGAAAGTTGAATCGCATGGCCTTTTGTCCAAGGACGCTCGTTAGAAATATTATGATGATGTGTACAATCACCAAGAAAACCCTCTTCACTTTTTTCCCAGCTTTCTTCAGTTTTATTATACTTGTTTGAATAAAGCAGCTCAGCGAATGTTTGCCGGAGTCTTTTTTATATTCTTCTTGACATGGTCATGTGTTTAGTAGTATATTTTTATTTACGTGAGTGATTTTCTATAATATTGTTCTTCTCGATTTTCTGTTGCTTCTAGATATTATAGAAGTTTCAGCTCGCAGCAAATTTTTTGAATATTCAGGGGCTGCTCTACGATGTTGTACAAAACTTACGCTAGATAAAAATAAAACAAATGTCAATGAATAACAAATGGGGTGGTGGCGCAGTTGGCTAGCGCGTAGGTCTCATAGCTATTGAGTGATCCTGAGGTCGAGAGTTCGAGCCTCTCTCACCCCATCTCTTTTTTTGTCCTTTCGTTTTTTCCATTTTTAAGAGATCTTGTCAAAAGTTTTTTGCAAATCTTTGGAGTCCAATAAGACAGAACAAGCTGTAGCTGAAAAATGTTGTCCTGTGTTTCTAGGAATCGAATCTTGCTACCCTTCTGGTGCACTAACGAGTAGTGTTCGCTGGTCCATTCCTCTCGACAAAGCAACTGCAATCATACATTTTTGTTGTTTGTTTTCGTTTCGGGTCATCAATCTCTTTCCGATCCTGTCCTAAAAAGAAACATATTCGCATATATGGTGCTACAAGAATTATTGAAAATAGCTAAGGACTGGCAAAAACATTTCCATAGCCATAACTATTAACAATGAAAGTTGCGACAGATAGCGACAAAACAAAAAAAAATGTCATTTTTGTAGCTAATTTATAGCGGTCCGTAGCTAACTAGCGACGAATATGATCCGTCGCCACTCTCTAGCTAAATAGCTACTAATTAGCGAGGAATAAATTGTCGCCGAAAGATTTATAGTTTGAAACACATGGCTATAAATGTTTATGTATCTAACTAATATGTATGTGTTATATGTTTGAAATTTTTGTTTGTGATATATGTTTGATACTAGTAATGTTTGAATTAAGATAATGTGTATTTGTGTTATATATTTGAAACACTTCAATTTTTATGTTTATCATGTTTGCTACTTTGCTTGATACTTGAGTTAGATATTATAGTATAGGGTTTAGATTTTAGGGGTTTGTGGTTTGGGACTTATATTTAAATTTTAAACTTAAATCCAAACTATAATATAATCATAATACATGTAAAATTGATAAAAGGAGTTACAATTAATCAATGGCAATTAATTAGTGATCGAAAAAATGAAGAAATATTATCATCAGTGTATCAAGCAGGACAAAGATGATTTGTAGTTTTAGGGGTTACACTTTAAAATATGAAATTTATAGTTTTAGGGATTACAAGAGAATAATATTTGATTCGAACTATATTTCCCTCCATAAGATTTGACTCCAAAAATTGGCTCCAATAATATTTTTGGTTTTGGCTCCAATACATTTTTGGCCCAAATTTATCACTTATGCAAACACTAACATGTCTCCACACTTGAAAAAAAAAGAACTCTCTACCTCTCGAAGTCTCTCTGTTTTTTTTCTCTCTCAATACCAGCGAGTCACCTCCGACTCTTCTTCTGACCAGAATCCTCATGGCTTGCACCGAACTACTTGTGAATCGTCGTTGCCTACGACCACCCGAGTTAAATCTCCCCCGTTAGTTCTCCTTCTATGACTTGTTTTAGATTAGGGTTTCGATTTTACGACGAAACAGTTTTGTCGTTACGTTACGAGGAAATAACGATGACTTTAGTTTTTCACGTAAATTCGTCGTAAACTCGACGCAAATTTACGAGGATTGTTTTTCCTCGTTAATTTTCGTCGTTAAGCATGTGTTTTCTTGTAGTGACTAGTCATCGATTAGGATTGTTCTTATCTCTTCTTTGCTGGTTTATGTCAATGGTTTTCTTTTTCGTTTAAAAATTAGTCTTTGAAATTGATCTTTTGTTTTGGGAAAAGATTCACTGAAGGTTCTTCTTTTCTTATAGATCCCCATTGACAAGTGATGGTTTTGTAGCCAAACGTCTGGAGAAAATTGCCAAAGAAGTTGAATCCATTATTGTTTCACAACACTTCTCCAGCTTCGACCAGGAGGTTCCAACTCACAAACATCAGCCACACCACTTCCACGAGTTCATGCTTCTTACTCGGTATTATTTTGTAATTTTGTTTCTCATTTTGTTGCTTTAGTATTTTATACTTACTAGTAAATGATTGAGTAGTTATTTATTTGCTAATTGCAATATGTGACTCATATGCTTGATCTATATTGTTTAGTAATCTGCTCTCTTGTTTTTTTCTTCAGGTTTTGTAGATAGCCAGCCAAGCCATATAAAGGTATGCTGTTTGGACTTGGAATAACACACATAGGAAATTTATGATCCCATTAATCCACCTGCCATTGTTTTTACTTTTCAGGATAGTTGGAGCGAGATTTGATAAAATCTGACAGGAGCTGTCAACATGATGAGCAAGCAACTGACTCTTTTATGTGAAGCTAAAGGTGTCACAGTATCACCAATACCATAAGCCGAGAAACCACATAATACATCAAAGCATTCCAAACACAAACATCACCAATTGAAGTGGCAGCTACATCTGACTCTCCTCCATCCACTCCCCCCCCATCACCAACAAGAAGGGAATCTAATTATGGCAACCACCAAATAAACAAACGAGTTTGATGTCTTCTGTTTTTAGTTTTCACTTATTGGTTTAGCTTCTTGTTTGTGTACTCGAAGTTTAAAATCGACATTTTTGTTATGTATGATAATTTCAGATTTCTTATAATAATATAATGTTTTAAAATCGTTTATATAGTCAAATTTTTGTTTTAAAAATTAAGCTTTGTTCGTTGATATTTTCTAATCCAGCATTTGTAACAAAATCCATAGCTATATTTGCTACAATTTCACTAGGGATATATTGTAGTTAAATGTTGTAGCTAAATGGACATGGAAATTCTTTTGCTAAAATACATCGCTAATGAACTACGGAAAATGCGGTAGCAATGTCATTGCAATTAGCTACGACCGGTGTTCTCGCGAATCCGTTGCGAGCTGGCTACGAATTGGCGACGATTCACAGTTAGCGTCGGTGCTGAGGCCACCGCTTCCATCCGTCGCCATCTGTTGCCTTATGTTATCTAGCTACAGATTGTTTCCTCTAGCTACAAAAAAATAAAAATCCGTAGCTATTTCCTTGATTTCTTGTAGTGGCAGGTGTGTATATGCACCGCACCTCCTCTCTTTTTTTGTGCGTGCAAAAATCCAGGCATTCTAATAACTTAATATGTTGACAAAAACTTTAATAAACTTGCAAGTATAAATCAGGAATATACGTGAATTATATAGGAACAGACATGGGTGCATGTAGGGTGACTAAAACATTTAAAACTTCTCATAAACCTTGTAAACACTAAAGTTTTTCCATTTAAATTACTCGAATATATATATGTTCCCAAACTTGCAATAGCTAAACTTATTACCAAACCCCAGAGATAATATCTTGGAGATATAATGTAATGAATACATATGGGAACGACCAATACCGTATACATGATTCAATGTTCAAACTTAATTAAAATCCAATTCAACTAATTTCGCTGGGAAATACGTTGAAAGTTGAATACCAAACATCACCAGCTTTTATGAGGCACACTATTCAAATATATAAAAAGTATGAATTTCCTATTTAGTCCTTCATGTCAAAGTTTTTTAATTTTCACAAGTTGACAAATAGTTTTGCTTTTTAGTCCTTCCTTCAATCTAAGGGTTTCTCATCTTTCTCTAGTTCAATTCCATTTCTTTTCACCGTCTCTCTCTCTTTCTCATTTAGTCTCTACGCGTTTCAGCGTTAAAGTCTTTTTTCTAGATCTCTTCTACCTTCACGCCGATATAACAAAACTCTCTGATCAGTCAATAGAAACCCACCAATAGAGAGAGAGAACACAAAAAAAAAAAATGGCGCAGCAACAACAATCGCTGATCTACAGTTTCGTGGCTCGAGGGACGGTGATCCTCGTCGAGTTCACCGATTTCAAAGGCAATTTCACATCCATCGCTGCACAGTGCCTCCAGAAGCTTCCTTCCTCCAACAACAAGTTCACCTACAACTGCGATGGTCACACCTTCAATTACTTGGTTGAAAATGGATTCAGTAAGTCACGAATATTGCTCGATCTGATGTATTTGATGATAGGCATAGCTTTTCAATTCAGTTTTATACCTATTTGAGCATTTAGATCTAATCTGTGGATCTTTAATTGAAAGAACAGGACTTTCTCTGGATCTGTGGTTCTGTGTTCTCTAATGGTTTGCTTGATTTGATTTGGCTTTATTTGTGTAAAGTTTTCATTTTTATGGAGTTTGAGTTGTTTTACTGTCATCAAGTTCTAATCTTTGTGAGCTGATCGGGTTTAAGGTGGTGTTGGTGGTGGATATGTGTTATTATTACAGTGTTGTATTGGCTTTATATGTCTTGATATAGATTTAAAGGTTTAATCTTTTTCGTTTTTTTTTTTGTGCAGCTTATTGTGTTGTTGCAGTTGATTCAGCTGGGAGGCAGATTCCTATGGCCTTCTTGGAGCGAGTTAAGGAGGATTTCAACAAGAGATACGGTGGTGGGAAGGCAGCAACTGCTCAAGCGAACAGCTTGAATAAGGAGTTTGGGTATGTTATATTTTTATGATCTGTTTTGATTGCTAATTGAACAAAGTTTTTTAATTTTTCATCGTTTGACGATCTTTTTTTGGGTGCTATGAAGGTCGAAACTGAAAGAGCACATGCAGTATTGTATGGATCATCCTGATGAGATTAGCAAGCTTGCTAAGGTGAAAGCTCAAGTTTCTGAAGTTAAAGGTGTCATGATGGAAAACATTGAGAAGGTTCGGTTCTCACCCTTTGGCGTTACCTGCTGTATAAGCTGTATGTTTCTAACCGTTTATACATTATGGAACTCATTCGTTTTGCAGGTTCTTGACCGTGGTGAGAAAATTGAACTTTTGGTGGACAAAACCGAAAACCTTCGCTCACAGGTTAGTTAGTTCTCTTAAGCAAATGGTTGCTTTGAGTTTCATAATCTCTCTATCTCTCTTACTGTTTTTGTCTTGGACTCAA
Proteins encoded in this window:
- the LOC106342337 gene encoding vesicle-associated membrane protein 722 is translated as MAQQQQSLIYSFVARGTVILVEFTDFKGNFTSIAAQCLQKLPSSNNKFTYNCDGHTFNYLVENGFTYCVVAVDSAGRQIPMAFLERVKEDFNKRYGGGKAATAQANSLNKEFGSKLKEHMQYCMDHPDEISKLAKVKAQVSEVKGVMMENIEKVLDRGEKIELLVDKTENLRSQAQDFRTQGTQMRRKMWFQNMKIKLIVLAIIIALILIIVLSVCGGFNCGK